A single genomic interval of Nitrospirota bacterium harbors:
- a CDS encoding type II toxin-antitoxin system RelE/ParE family toxin, whose translation MLRRIDAAILKLAENPRPHGHKKLTGVPVYRIRIGAYRVVYEVDDAKGLVTVVTIGHRREVYRT comes from the coding sequence TTGCTTCGCCGCATTGACGCGGCGATTCTCAAGCTGGCGGAAAACCCACGCCCGCATGGCCACAAGAAGCTCACTGGCGTGCCAGTGTATCGAATTCGAATCGGGGCCTACCGTGTCGTGTATGAAGTTGATGACGCCAAAGGACTCGTCACGGTCGTGACGATCGGTCATCGCCGCGAAGTGTACAGAACATGA
- a CDS encoding class I SAM-dependent DNA methyltransferase: MNQDLRRKLDRITDILWAGGVTNPVTYIEQISYLIYLKLLDEEEADRELRARLTGGKGNGNGRLLFPKQAERYRWSKWRFKSGEELRNFVRDEVFPYMASLVKEEPKIAEYFRDAVFEITDPNVLKQVVDELDSLDFRKLGTDVKGDIFEYLLTHLGQSALNGQFRTPRQIRAMMVEMVDPDLGDTIFDPACGTGGFLIDAVEYILAKYSAEPQRVPIYGEEWLEKVSEEQKRLPTIQWYRKGPGERIPDWDLLERALYGFDVSRQMMRIAMMNLVLHGIRKAQVKRANSLSEMGGLTEDDLRRRYKVILSNPPFSGVLPQDSIRKDLPTNSKKSELLFLGVMMQALAPGGRCAVVVPEGLLFGSTSAHVELRRKLVEDYELLAVVSLPAGVFKPYAGVKTGVLVFRRPVSSEPSPPGKGRDSSSIASPHGVSGPSSAPSSHRGRGEDEAKSLSINRKVWFYDVRADGYDPDKIVGGGRPETPDRNDIPDLLQQWAAYKKSGFKDPPGVEAGTLLEPGTPEHRCWWATLNTIAENDYNLAAGRYKPQVAEKPPEEDPAQLIREVLTIEREITEGLEKLLKEVESAV; this comes from the coding sequence ATGAACCAGGACCTCCGCAGAAAACTCGACCGCATCACCGATATCCTCTGGGCCGGGGGCGTCACGAACCCCGTCACCTACATCGAGCAGATCTCCTATCTCATCTACCTCAAGCTGCTGGACGAAGAGGAGGCCGACCGCGAACTACGGGCTCGACTTACGGGGGGCAAAGGCAATGGGAACGGGCGGTTGCTGTTTCCCAAGCAGGCCGAGCGGTACCGGTGGTCGAAATGGCGATTCAAGAGCGGCGAAGAGCTGCGGAACTTTGTCCGCGATGAAGTCTTTCCCTATATGGCCTCGCTCGTTAAAGAAGAGCCGAAGATTGCCGAGTATTTCCGCGACGCCGTTTTCGAGATCACTGACCCCAATGTCCTCAAGCAGGTCGTAGACGAATTGGACAGTCTCGATTTTCGCAAGCTCGGCACCGACGTCAAAGGCGACATCTTCGAATATCTCCTTACCCACCTCGGCCAGTCGGCGCTCAATGGCCAATTCCGGACCCCGCGCCAAATCCGCGCCATGATGGTCGAGATGGTGGACCCCGATCTCGGCGACACCATCTTCGACCCAGCCTGCGGCACCGGCGGCTTTCTGATTGACGCCGTCGAGTACATCCTGGCCAAGTACTCTGCCGAGCCACAGCGGGTGCCCATCTACGGAGAAGAGTGGCTGGAAAAGGTGAGCGAAGAGCAAAAGCGGCTGCCGACCATCCAGTGGTACCGAAAGGGGCCAGGAGAAAGGATTCCGGACTGGGACCTGCTGGAGCGCGCGCTCTACGGCTTTGACGTGAGCCGGCAGATGATGCGGATCGCTATGATGAACCTCGTACTTCATGGCATTCGCAAGGCCCAGGTCAAGAGGGCCAACTCGCTTTCCGAGATGGGCGGGCTGACGGAAGACGACCTGCGCCGCCGTTACAAGGTGATCCTGTCGAATCCCCCGTTTTCGGGCGTATTGCCGCAGGATTCGATTCGCAAAGATCTCCCCACGAACTCGAAGAAGAGCGAGCTACTCTTCCTGGGTGTCATGATGCAGGCCCTGGCACCCGGTGGCCGCTGCGCCGTGGTCGTGCCCGAGGGACTGCTCTTCGGCTCCACGAGCGCGCATGTGGAGTTGCGGCGCAAGCTCGTCGAGGACTATGAGCTACTGGCCGTGGTCTCCCTCCCGGCGGGTGTCTTCAAGCCCTACGCCGGCGTCAAGACCGGCGTGCTGGTCTTCCGCCGCCCCGTCTCGTCAGAGCCCTCTCCCCCTGGCAAGGGGAGAGATTCTTCCTCGATTGCCTCTCCCCACGGAGTGAGTGGGCCGTCATCTGCACCCTCTTCCCACCGCGGGAGAGGGGAGGATGAGGCGAAGTCTCTTTCCATCAATCGAAAGGTCTGGTTTTACGACGTGCGCGCAGACGGTTACGACCCGGACAAGATCGTCGGCGGCGGGCGTCCCGAGACCCCGGACCGCAACGACATTCCAGACCTGCTCCAGCAATGGGCGGCGTACAAAAAGTCCGGCTTCAAAGACCCGCCGGGTGTTGAGGCGGGCACGCTGCTCGAACCGGGGACCCCGGAGCACCGCTGCTGGTGGGCCACGCTCAACACGATTGCGGAGAACGATTACAACCTAGCGGCGGGCCGCTATAAGCCCCAGGTCGCAGAGAAGCCACCAGAAGAAGACCCGGCGCAGTTGATTCGGGAGGTGCTCACCATCGAGCGAGAGATCACGGAAGGATTAGAGAAGCTGCTCAAAGAAGTGGAGTCAGCAGTATGA
- a CDS encoding restriction endonuclease subunit S — protein MKWPTYSLGQLCEISTGRTPSRARPEYFGGEHVWVTISDLNDDVVSDSRERITDLALTETNIQPVAPGTVLLGYKLSLGKLGIAGKRLYTNEAIAALPPKSGVPVLNKFLLYALKRVDYLALCHGAVKGNCLNRASLEQIRVPLPPLSEQRRIVEILDQADALRRKRAEADAKAARILPALFYKMFGDPVTNPRAWVVLRIGDFADVQGGLQLTPARKELSLKVSYLRVANIYRDQLDLSEIKLIGATKDEIERTRLRQDDILIVEGHGNPLEIGRSAVWNGSIDPCVHQNHLIRARVDQSKVLPLYISHFLNSSGGRLQLIRSGKTTSGLNTISVGNVKAVKVPVPPLDLQKRYVEKAETVSAAADHGQLANASIDRLFLSLLGHAFSGALTAKWREAHMRELLGEMEEQAKVVGTK, from the coding sequence ATGAAGTGGCCTACCTATTCACTTGGCCAGCTCTGTGAAATCTCGACAGGCCGGACGCCCTCCAGGGCACGGCCTGAGTATTTCGGTGGAGAACATGTATGGGTCACGATAAGCGATCTGAACGACGACGTGGTGTCAGATTCAAGGGAGCGAATTACCGACCTTGCCCTCACTGAAACAAACATTCAACCGGTGGCGCCAGGGACAGTTCTACTTGGGTACAAGTTAAGCCTTGGCAAGCTTGGCATAGCTGGAAAACGCCTTTACACGAATGAAGCAATAGCTGCGCTTCCGCCCAAGTCTGGCGTCCCAGTCTTAAATAAGTTCCTGTTGTACGCCCTGAAGCGTGTCGATTATCTGGCGCTCTGCCATGGTGCTGTGAAAGGAAACTGCCTTAACCGCGCGTCCTTGGAGCAAATAAGGGTTCCATTACCTCCCCTTTCTGAGCAGCGCCGAATCGTCGAGATCCTCGACCAGGCCGACGCGCTGCGCCGGAAGCGCGCCGAGGCCGACGCCAAGGCCGCCCGCATCCTCCCCGCCCTCTTCTACAAAATGTTCGGCGATCCGGTGACGAACCCGAGAGCCTGGGTGGTTCTCAGGATTGGGGATTTCGCAGACGTGCAGGGAGGGCTTCAATTGACACCCGCACGTAAAGAGTTGAGCTTAAAGGTTTCTTATCTTCGTGTGGCTAATATCTATCGTGATCAGTTGGATCTGAGCGAAATAAAGCTAATCGGAGCCACCAAAGATGAAATCGAGCGAACTCGACTAAGGCAAGACGATATTCTCATCGTTGAGGGACACGGCAATCCCTTGGAGATCGGTCGCTCTGCAGTCTGGAATGGTTCAATCGACCCCTGCGTTCATCAAAATCACCTGATCCGGGCGCGGGTTGACCAAAGCAAGGTGCTGCCGCTTTACATCAGCCATTTCTTAAATAGCAGCGGCGGCCGCCTCCAACTCATCAGGTCGGGTAAGACCACTTCGGGCTTGAACACAATCAGCGTGGGGAACGTTAAGGCGGTTAAGGTACCCGTACCTCCGCTTGATCTTCAAAAGCGTTATGTGGAAAAAGCTGAGACCGTGTCCGCTGCTGCCGACCATGGCCAATTGGCCAACGCTTCAATCGATCGGCTCTTTTTGTCTCTATTGGGTCACGCCTTCTCCGGAGCCCTCACCGCCAAGTGGCGCGAGGCTCACATGAGAGAGCTTCTAGGCGAGATGGAAGAGCAGGCTAAGGTAGTGGGCACAAAATGA
- a CDS encoding ATP-binding protein, producing MKISLPEIRHNRAGFEELVRLHATLEPCRFTTIEIDLAKADWFDADMCAPLGAVLYCIGYNVNKVQLVNLQPQIERILSKNGFLSHYGRLLARDTYGTTIPYQRFDVKDDRFFASYVESKFVRRTEMPRMSSGLVKRFRESVFEIFSNAVIHSQTELGIFSCGQFFPMKNRLDFSVADLGIGIRRSVLEHTGLDLPADKAIVWATSERNTTKRGPIPGGLGLKLLAEFITLNGGRIQIVSDAGYWSLEKGHVQTALLSAPFPGTVVNVEINTADRRSYVLSSEVKETDIF from the coding sequence GTGAAAATTTCTTTGCCGGAGATCCGCCATAACCGTGCCGGTTTCGAGGAACTGGTTCGCCTGCATGCAACCCTCGAACCGTGTCGATTCACAACGATCGAGATCGATCTGGCCAAAGCCGATTGGTTCGATGCCGATATGTGCGCGCCTCTTGGCGCTGTGCTGTATTGTATCGGGTACAACGTCAATAAGGTGCAACTCGTCAATCTCCAACCTCAGATCGAGAGAATTCTGTCGAAGAACGGGTTCCTCAGCCATTACGGGCGTTTGCTAGCGCGGGATACCTACGGCACGACGATTCCTTATCAGCGGTTCGATGTAAAGGACGACCGATTCTTCGCGAGCTATGTCGAATCCAAATTCGTTCGGCGGACGGAGATGCCACGCATGTCATCCGGACTCGTGAAGCGTTTTCGCGAGAGCGTCTTTGAAATCTTCAGCAATGCCGTGATTCACTCGCAGACGGAGCTTGGAATTTTCAGTTGTGGCCAGTTCTTCCCAATGAAGAATCGATTGGACTTCTCCGTAGCTGATCTGGGCATAGGGATTCGGCGCAGTGTCCTGGAACATACCGGCTTGGATTTGCCGGCGGATAAGGCGATCGTCTGGGCGACGAGCGAGAGGAATACAACCAAACGCGGCCCCATCCCTGGAGGACTCGGATTGAAACTTCTAGCCGAATTCATCACCCTCAACGGAGGAAGGATTCAAATCGTTTCGGATGCCGGCTATTGGTCGCTAGAGAAGGGACATGTGCAGACCGCCCTGCTCAGTGCGCCGTTCCCGGGAACGGTGGTGAACGTTGAAATCAACACGGCCGATCGGCGATCCTATGTGCTCTCATCGGAAGTGAAGGAAACGGACATCTTTTAG
- a CDS encoding STAS-like domain-containing protein produces the protein MEKGIIISPYEIVGSPLCVASDDGQKVFQRIAAALKEGRTVTVSFRNVTSLTSAFLNAAIGQLYGSFSQEEIRARLKVKDMAPADLALLKRVVDTAKEYFKHPERFRKAERAALRGENA, from the coding sequence ATGGAGAAAGGAATCATCATTTCGCCGTATGAGATCGTTGGAAGTCCGCTGTGTGTGGCCTCGGACGATGGCCAAAAGGTCTTCCAGCGCATTGCCGCGGCTCTGAAGGAGGGGAGGACCGTCACGGTATCGTTCCGGAATGTCACGAGCCTCACCTCCGCCTTTCTGAACGCCGCTATCGGGCAACTCTACGGTTCATTCTCTCAGGAGGAGATACGAGCGCGACTTAAGGTGAAGGATATGGCCCCCGCAGATCTCGCCTTGCTGAAGCGCGTCGTCGATACAGCCAAAGAGTATTTCAAACATCCTGAACGATTCAGGAAGGCTGAGCGGGCTGCTCTGCGGGGAGAGAATGCCTGA
- a CDS encoding PIN domain-containing protein, giving the protein MPETIRRIDDYRFAPSDKLLLDANVWLFIYSPQYRPTDRRAKVYSTALKRILAARGTIFIDAIVLSEFVNVLARLAYNSLSSTKRPPDFKAFRNSSSFHAIAESIADSCKRILQIATRIESGFTLLDPADLMSRFAAGKSDLNDLLLTHLCRTQSLTLVTDDADFRGSGLAILTANAHLLR; this is encoded by the coding sequence ATGCCTGAGACGATTCGCCGAATAGATGACTACAGGTTCGCTCCATCCGACAAACTTCTCTTAGATGCCAACGTCTGGCTCTTCATTTACAGCCCCCAGTACAGGCCTACGGATCGGCGAGCAAAGGTCTACTCGACGGCATTAAAACGCATACTCGCTGCTCGTGGCACAATTTTCATTGACGCGATAGTTCTCTCGGAGTTCGTGAATGTCCTGGCTCGGCTGGCTTACAATAGTTTGTCCTCTACGAAGCGACCACCCGACTTCAAAGCGTTCCGAAACAGTTCCTCATTCCATGCGATTGCCGAGAGCATCGCGGACTCCTGCAAACGTATTCTTCAAATTGCAACGCGAATCGAGAGTGGCTTTACCTTATTGGACCCGGCAGATCTAATGAGCCGGTTCGCGGCGGGCAAGTCGGACCTTAATGATCTCTTGCTTACCCATTTATGCAGGACGCAATCGCTGACTCTGGTGACAGATGACGCCGATTTTCGTGGGAGCGGGCTTGCCATCCTTACCGCTAACGCGCACTTGCTGCGCTAG
- a CDS encoding Panacea domain-containing protein, which yields MARVVPENGKQPLDRTKLKALVHYVCFQCHDPSVLGATKLNKILWYSDVIAYATTGASITGETYTKQQFGPVPRHILGIVDELEAEGALAVREVEYFGKVKKEYVALRKPDISMFTPDEISLIDSVIDVVCHKHTATSISLASHDAIWKLAEIGEEIPLYAALASELGEVTDEDVKWAKRVLSKTA from the coding sequence ATGGCGCGTGTGGTCCCAGAGAATGGGAAACAGCCGCTTGATCGAACCAAGCTAAAGGCGCTGGTCCATTACGTCTGCTTTCAGTGTCACGACCCCTCGGTCTTAGGAGCGACGAAGCTGAACAAGATTCTCTGGTATTCGGATGTGATCGCATATGCGACAACCGGTGCATCGATCACCGGCGAGACATACACAAAACAGCAATTCGGCCCGGTTCCTCGACACATTCTTGGCATTGTCGACGAACTTGAAGCCGAAGGAGCGCTGGCGGTACGGGAAGTTGAGTATTTCGGGAAGGTAAAGAAGGAGTATGTCGCGCTGAGGAAGCCGGACATCTCTATGTTCACACCAGACGAGATCAGCTTGATCGACTCGGTGATCGACGTGGTGTGTCATAAGCATACCGCGACGTCCATCAGCTTGGCCTCACATGACGCAATCTGGAAATTGGCTGAAATCGGAGAAGAGATCCCCCTGTATGCAGCACTGGCCTCAGAGCTTGGAGAAGTAACCGACGAGGATGTGAAATGGGCCAAGCGAGTCTTAAGCAAGACGGCCTAG
- a CDS encoding 2-oxoisovalerate dehydrogenase gives MNELIFVVEEAPEGGYTARALGASIFTEADTLAELHAKVRDAVRCHFDEGKHPKVVRLHHVREEVIAI, from the coding sequence ATGAACGAACTGATCTTTGTGGTTGAAGAAGCCCCTGAGGGTGGCTACACAGCGCGCGCGCTTGGAGCCTCGATTTTCACCGAGGCCGACACGCTTGCGGAACTCCATGCCAAAGTCCGGGATGCTGTTCGGTGTCATTTCGACGAAGGGAAACACCCGAAAGTCGTTCGGCTCCATCACGTCCGTGAAGAAGTTATCGCGATATGA
- a CDS encoding type II toxin-antitoxin system HicA family toxin, with the protein MRLPRELSGNDLAHTLRKLGYQVTRQSGSHLRLTTQQHGEHHVTIPQHNPLRIGTLSGILADIATHFEVSRDELAEKLFG; encoded by the coding sequence ATGAGACTTCCCCGTGAGCTTTCGGGGAACGATCTCGCGCACACCCTCCGCAAGCTCGGCTATCAAGTCACTCGTCAATCCGGCAGCCACCTGCGCTTGACCACTCAACAGCACGGCGAACACCACGTCACCATTCCACAGCACAATCCCCTTCGCATCGGGACCCTGTCCGGAATCCTTGCAGACATCGCCACACACTTTGAAGTGAGCCGCGACGAACTCGCTGAAAAACTCTTCGGCTAA
- a CDS encoding DedA family protein/thiosulfate sulfurtransferase GlpE: MDEVSAFLVEYGWIVLFAVVFAEQIGLPLPAIPVLLAAGALAGAGKMNLAFAVLLSVAACLAGDVIWYELGRHRGRQALNLLCRIALEPDSCVRRTENFFTRHGIRALILAKFIPGLSTLAPALAGLFRIGHKRFLLYNGLGAVLWTLAFMLPGYVFSSQLEAIASHEARVGTFLLVALGLGLVAYVAYKFAHRHWLLRELRIARITADELKDLMDNGQEVLVVDLRGALDHEVDPYTIPGALRMTAEELEQRHHEIPRHRDVILFCACPNEATAAKMALMLRRKGITKVRPLAGGIDAWRERAFPLEATVRQPEPDRVGLVSP; this comes from the coding sequence ATGGATGAAGTCAGCGCGTTTCTGGTCGAGTACGGGTGGATCGTCTTGTTCGCGGTGGTCTTCGCCGAGCAGATCGGCTTGCCGCTGCCGGCAATCCCTGTGCTGTTGGCGGCGGGCGCCCTGGCCGGCGCCGGGAAGATGAATCTCGCCTTCGCTGTTCTGCTCTCCGTCGCGGCCTGCCTGGCCGGCGACGTGATCTGGTACGAGTTGGGCCGCCACCGGGGCCGGCAGGCGCTCAATCTTCTCTGCCGCATTGCGTTGGAACCGGACTCCTGCGTGCGGCGGACCGAGAATTTCTTCACGCGCCACGGCATCCGCGCGTTGATCCTGGCGAAGTTCATCCCCGGCCTGAGCACGCTCGCCCCGGCGTTGGCCGGGCTGTTCAGGATCGGACACAAGCGGTTCCTGCTCTATAACGGCCTGGGGGCGGTGCTGTGGACGCTGGCCTTTATGTTGCCGGGGTATGTGTTCAGCAGCCAACTTGAAGCGATCGCCTCTCACGAGGCCCGCGTGGGCACGTTCCTGCTGGTGGCGCTCGGCCTCGGCCTGGTAGCGTACGTCGCCTACAAGTTCGCTCATCGGCACTGGCTGCTGCGCGAATTGCGGATCGCCCGTATCACCGCGGACGAGCTGAAAGATCTGATGGACAACGGCCAGGAGGTGTTGGTGGTGGATCTGCGGGGCGCGCTGGATCACGAAGTCGACCCCTACACCATTCCAGGCGCCCTCCGCATGACGGCGGAGGAATTGGAACAGCGGCACCATGAGATCCCGCGACACCGGGACGTGATTCTGTTCTGCGCCTGCCCCAACGAGGCCACCGCGGCCAAGATGGCGCTGATGCTCCGGCGCAAGGGCATCACCAAAGTCCGCCCGCTGGCCGGCGGCATCGACGCCTGGCGCGAGCGTGCGTTTCCGCTGGAGGCGACCGTGCGTCAGCCCGAGCCGGATCGGGTCGGACTGGTATCCCCTTGA
- a CDS encoding rhodanese-like domain-containing protein encodes MATKLKIPSAAKAKKYFADKLAFTTGPVELERWVQQGQPVNIVDVRASEDYAEGRIPGATNLPKDRWGDGKQLKAVLRKDKINVLYCYSHVCHLAATAAVEFANKGYPVMELEGGWRWWKENGFDIEK; translated from the coding sequence ATGGCGACCAAGCTCAAAATTCCCAGCGCGGCCAAGGCGAAGAAATATTTTGCGGACAAACTGGCGTTCACCACCGGCCCCGTCGAACTGGAACGGTGGGTCCAACAGGGGCAACCGGTGAACATCGTGGATGTGCGGGCCTCGGAGGATTATGCCGAGGGCCGCATCCCCGGCGCGACAAATCTGCCCAAAGACCGATGGGGGGACGGCAAGCAGCTCAAAGCGGTCCTGCGCAAGGATAAGATCAACGTGCTCTATTGCTATTCCCACGTCTGCCACCTGGCCGCGACGGCGGCGGTCGAATTTGCAAACAAGGGCTATCCGGTGATGGAGCTGGAGGGCGGCTGGCGCTGGTGGAAGGAGAACGGGTTCGACATCGAGAAATGA
- a CDS encoding VOC family protein, whose translation MAVHVYGCNHVAIEVTDAKKAVKFYADVFGLKMLRGGEGAAWCKLGEHQFMAIFEVKQLQPDRVKHFGLMVRDDRQIKEIRRKLTRKYKLKLVPGFRCDFRDPWGNRIQVVDLHDESLVWLLPYQEVQKAGIRL comes from the coding sequence ATGGCGGTTCACGTGTACGGCTGCAATCATGTCGCGATCGAAGTCACGGACGCGAAGAAAGCCGTGAAGTTCTACGCGGACGTGTTCGGGTTGAAGATGCTCCGCGGCGGCGAAGGCGCGGCCTGGTGCAAACTGGGCGAACACCAGTTCATGGCCATCTTCGAAGTCAAACAGCTCCAGCCCGATCGCGTGAAACACTTCGGCCTCATGGTCCGCGACGACCGGCAGATCAAAGAAATACGGAGAAAGCTCACCAGGAAATACAAGCTCAAGCTGGTACCCGGCTTCCGCTGCGACTTCCGCGACCCCTGGGGCAACCGCATTCAGGTCGTGGACCTGCACGATGAGTCGCTGGTGTGGCTGCTGCCCTATCAGGAAGTACAGAAGGCCGGTATCCGGTTGTAG
- a CDS encoding MBL fold metallo-hydrolase encodes MADIKKRLETNVAGNFFVDATCINCDTCRQLAPKSFQEVGEFSAVTHQPEGETEHRQAYQALLACPVCSIGTERSDKAHLQAAMTSFPLHLEGGVYYCGFNSEKSFGGNSYVIRHPAGNWLIDSPRYLKRLVQAFGNMGGIRYIFLTHEDDVADSARYAKEFGAIRIIHRADAHAAPGAEWIVEEDEAVEVSAQFRIIPVPGHTEGSMALLYDDRFLFSGDHLWWDRDSKGLGAPERLVWDRQRLLGSLAKLLSYRFEWVLPGHGDRLRLSAVEMAVHLKRLVERRIPTPLLSLDGEENK; translated from the coding sequence ATGGCTGATATCAAGAAACGCCTGGAAACCAACGTGGCCGGCAACTTCTTCGTCGATGCGACCTGCATCAATTGCGACACCTGCCGGCAGCTGGCCCCGAAGAGCTTCCAAGAGGTGGGCGAGTTCTCAGCGGTCACGCATCAGCCGGAAGGAGAGACGGAGCACCGCCAAGCCTACCAGGCCCTGCTCGCCTGTCCGGTGTGCTCGATCGGGACGGAACGGAGCGACAAGGCGCACCTGCAGGCGGCGATGACGAGCTTCCCGCTTCATCTGGAGGGCGGCGTCTATTACTGCGGGTTCAACTCGGAGAAGTCGTTCGGCGGGAACAGTTATGTCATCCGCCATCCGGCCGGCAACTGGCTCATCGATTCACCGCGCTATCTGAAGCGGCTCGTGCAGGCCTTCGGAAACATGGGCGGCATTCGGTACATCTTCCTCACGCACGAGGACGATGTGGCGGATTCAGCCCGGTACGCGAAGGAGTTCGGTGCGATCCGTATCATCCATCGCGCCGACGCCCACGCGGCGCCGGGGGCGGAATGGATCGTAGAGGAAGACGAGGCGGTCGAGGTGTCGGCGCAGTTTCGGATCATTCCGGTACCGGGCCACACTGAAGGCAGCATGGCGCTGCTCTATGACGACCGTTTCCTGTTTTCCGGCGACCATCTGTGGTGGGATCGGGACAGCAAGGGACTGGGCGCGCCGGAACGGCTGGTGTGGGACCGGCAACGCCTGTTAGGATCGCTCGCCAAGCTGCTCTCCTATCGCTTCGAGTGGGTGTTGCCGGGCCACGGCGACCGTCTCCGCCTCTCAGCCGTCGAAATGGCCGTCCACCTGAAGCGATTGGTGGAGCGCCGCATCCCCACCCCGCTCCTCTCCCTCGACGGGGAGGAGAACAAGTAG
- a CDS encoding VOC family protein, producing the protein MRAHYLGHVVFYVKDLERSLAFYRDLLGFKEVGRIFEGKAAALTSGRTHHELLLIEVGDAPAPPRGRRLGLYHIGIKVGDSLEELRTAKRELERAGVPIEGMSDHTVSQSLYLRDPDGNEVELYVDADESIWKQNPAAVVSPIKPLRL; encoded by the coding sequence ATGCGAGCGCACTATCTCGGCCACGTCGTCTTTTATGTGAAAGACTTGGAACGGTCGCTGGCGTTCTATCGCGATCTCCTGGGGTTCAAGGAAGTCGGCCGGATCTTCGAGGGCAAGGCCGCGGCCCTCACGTCGGGCCGGACGCACCATGAGCTGCTGTTGATCGAAGTCGGCGACGCGCCGGCGCCGCCGCGCGGGCGGCGGTTGGGGCTCTATCACATCGGCATCAAAGTGGGGGATAGTCTGGAAGAGCTGCGGACAGCCAAGCGCGAGCTGGAGCGTGCCGGCGTTCCGATAGAGGGCATGAGCGACCACACGGTCAGCCAGAGTCTTTACCTCCGCGATCCGGACGGGAACGAGGTCGAGCTGTACGTAGACGCCGACGAGTCGATCTGGAAACAGAACCCTGCGGCGGTGGTCTCGCCGATCAAGCCGCTCCGTCTGTGA
- a CDS encoding DsbA family oxidoreductase, whose amino-acid sequence MILEIDVVSDVVCPWCYVGKRRLERALQSLDGRYEYRVTWRPFELNPGMPPEGMDRLQYLEAKFGSVAAVRQLEARVAAAGSEEGLDFAFDKIRRTPDTFDAHRLIWLAQPEGLQDAVVEGLFRGYFTEGADLSRRETLIEIAGKAGLPADRIERLLNGEDGAAAVREEEANAKKAGINAVPHFIVNRRYALSGAQDPRRLVSAFELAMVQATVRTGR is encoded by the coding sequence ATGATCCTCGAGATCGACGTCGTTTCGGATGTGGTCTGTCCTTGGTGCTACGTCGGGAAGCGGCGGCTGGAGCGGGCGCTTCAATCCCTCGACGGCCGGTACGAGTATCGGGTCACCTGGCGCCCGTTCGAACTGAATCCCGGCATGCCTCCGGAGGGGATGGACCGCCTCCAGTATCTCGAGGCGAAGTTCGGCAGCGTTGCGGCGGTCCGGCAACTGGAAGCGCGCGTTGCGGCGGCGGGATCGGAAGAGGGCCTCGACTTTGCGTTCGACAAGATCCGCCGGACCCCCGATACGTTCGACGCGCACCGGCTGATCTGGCTGGCGCAGCCTGAAGGCCTACAGGACGCGGTCGTCGAAGGGCTATTTCGCGGCTATTTTACCGAAGGCGCCGATCTGAGTCGTCGCGAGACGCTGATCGAGATCGCCGGCAAGGCGGGCCTGCCGGCCGACCGGATCGAGCGGTTGCTGAACGGCGAGGACGGCGCGGCGGCGGTGCGGGAAGAGGAGGCCAACGCCAAGAAGGCGGGGATCAACGCCGTCCCGCACTTCATCGTCAATCGGAGGTACGCCCTCTCGGGCGCGCAGGATCCGCGGAGACTCGTCTCCGCATTTGAGTTGGCCATGGTGCAGGCGACGGTACGGACTGGTCGGTGA